In one window of Camelina sativa cultivar DH55 chromosome 15, Cs, whole genome shotgun sequence DNA:
- the LOC104747543 gene encoding putative F-box/LRR-repeat protein At5g54820 has product MVSTNTSDFLSSLHDSLLVTIISLLPFKESVRTSVLSKRWRNLCRETTSLVFKESEFAKPTPHDSAFLVGVMLDWVSKFTGKVIENFEIHLSQPRGLEGDIMSLTEFATSRQVKNFVLDFSDHTQKDLIKSFVMECILRRQYPQKNELDVSYLLFNLLYVRSLTVCSFFLQVIQDCDDPMALHDPMKTRHLVMRTNMHPKDFRGINIFLNSCPELESLTIDLVTTSRFVVVRSPSVMDPLAHWLTSEAYECLEKTLKVVKFKNFRGRANELHLLQYLLRNGRVLERVELYEAKGLDHEEKTWIMAAVEVFKKNLKKASSPLKLTLYNA; this is encoded by the exons ATGGTTTCAACAAACACCTCAGATTTCTTATCGAGTCTTCATGATTCCCTTTTGGTTACGATAATCTCGTTGTTACCATTCAAAGAATCGGTACGAACGAGTGTTctttcaaagagatggagaaatcTTTGTCGTGAGACAACAAGTCTTGTCTTCAAAGAGTCTGAATTTGCAAAACCCACTCCTCATGATAGCGCTTTCTTGGTTGGTGTTATGCTTGACTGGGTCTCAAAGTTTACTGGCAAAGTTATCGAAAACTTTGAGATTCATCTCTCCCAGCCCAGAGGTTTGGAGGGAGACATAATGTCTCTCACCGAATTCGCCACCTCCCGACAAGTCAAgaactttgttcttgatttctcaGATCATACCCAGAAAGACTTAATAAAATCATTTGTAATGGAGTGTATATTAAGACGCCAGTATCCTCAAAAGAACGAACTAGATGTTTCTTATCTCCTTTTCAATCTTTTATATGTTAGATCTTTAACCGTTTGCTCTTTCTTCCTTCAG gTGATCCAAGATTGTGACGATCCTATGGCTTTGCATGATCCGATGAAAACTCGACATTTGGTGATGCGGACAAATATGCACCCAAAAGACTTTAGGggaattaatatatttctcaataGTTGTCCGGAACTGGAATCTCTCACTATTGATTTGGTTACTACTAGTCGTTTCGTG GTAGTTCGGTCGCCATCGGTGATGGATCCGTTAGCGCATTGGCTTACTAGCGAAGCTTACGAGTGTTTGGAAAAAACGCTCAAGGTTGTGAAGTTTAAGAACTTTCGTGGACGCGCGAACGAGCTACATTTGCTTCAATACCTGCTTCGTAATGGGCGTGTGCTGGAACGAGTTGAGCTTTACGAGGCAAAGGGATTGGACCATGAAGAGAAGACGTGGATAATGGCTGCAGTCGAGGTTTTTAAGAAGAATCTCAAGAAAGCTTCCAGTCCTTTAAAACTTACTCTATACAATGCTTGA
- the LOC104747542 gene encoding uncharacterized protein LOC104747542 yields the protein MSSSIMKTLQIRKPTSLPVSSTTTRDEPGLLRRRLSSLSLNLSRNQPSTVSKSKSVPNMGEQGGSSVKEWWEWSLSWIFLKKLPIFFTDLEVNKNGAKPSLGNQQTGSFTHVFFMLRSEIRRLLRPSSDSLPLSCKHGQR from the coding sequence ATGAGCTCCTCAATTATGAAAACTCTTCAGATTCGTAAACCCACTTCTCTCCCTGtctcttccaccaccaccagaGATGAGCCAGGCCTTCTCCGTCGccgtctctcttctctttctctaaatCTTTCACGTAACCAACCTTCCACCGTCTCTAAATCCAAGTCGGTGCCAAACATGGGAGAGCAAGGAGGGAGCTCCGTGAAAGAATGGTGGGAATGGAGTTTGTCATGGATTTTCTTAAAGAAGTTACCAATCTTTTTCACAGATCTTGAAGTTAACAAGAACGGAGCCAAACCATCATTGGGTAATCAACAAACAGGCAGCTTCACTCATGTCTTCTTCATGCTCCGTTCTGAGATTCGCCGCCTCCTCCGTCCTTCCTCTgactctcttcctctctcctgCAAGCATGGACAGCGATGA